In Campylobacter massiliensis, the DNA window AAAGGTCGCCGTGGCCAAAAATATAAATCCGACGTAGTCCTCGCTGTCCTTGCAGGCCTCTTTGTCTCTGCGGTACGGGCTTAGCTTCAGACACTCGATCACGCGCAGCCTAGCCGCGCCGTCGTCGCGCCCATCCTCGTAAAAGGAGGCGTTTAGCGGGATGTTGGAGTAAGAAAAGTCAAAAAGCACGTCGTTTTGCTCTCTGGCAAATTTCTCAAAGTCGAATTTTGCCAAATTTGCAAACGCAGCCTCGCTCTGGGGCGTAACGGGACTGGTCGCTAGGTAGGCTAGCTGCTCGCGCCAGCGGTCAAATTTACCGCCGTGCTCGTGAAAAAACAGCGGATAGGCCAAAAACTCGTAAAAATACGCGCGCGCCTTGGTTAAGTTATTATCCATTTAAAACCTCTTCTTTCATTTGATCCATTTGCGCTTTTATCATTACTTTGGCCTTGCAGTCCGAGCAGCAATAAAGCGTCTTTAGCTTGGCTTTGTCGCCGTTAAATTTAGGCGCCATGATCGAGGCGATCTTCTCGACGGCCTTTTTGGTCGCAAACTCCTTGCCGCACTCGATACAGGCGAAAAGCTCGTCTCTGGCTAGCTCGTTAAACGTAAAGAAACTAGGCTCCAGGTCGATCTTGCCCGGGCGTAAAAATATCGTGTCTTTTTCCGCGCAGCTAAGCTCGCAGTATCCGCACGCGGTGCAGACGCTCGGGTTAAAGACGATGGAGTTTGTTTTCTTGTCCGCAACTAGTGCAGCGACGTT includes these proteins:
- a CDS encoding formate dehydrogenase-specific chaperone encodes the protein MDNNLTKARAYFYEFLAYPLFFHEHGGKFDRWREQLAYLATSPVTPQSEAAFANLAKFDFEKFAREQNDVLFDFSYSNIPLNASFYEDGRDDGAARLRVIECLKLSPYRRDKEACKDSEDYVGFIFLATATFLRDEIAGAANISSKLFTDVTNKFIDEFIKFLSAHKNADFFASYAVILRDFIELERAVLGVEAPAAPIGDSAAVASMKKEPFQSKMPTAKTKLRWEEFSPVISQEFDD